A region from the bacterium genome encodes:
- a CDS encoding ABC transporter permease, giving the protein MASSTVESLDARIIKTVRYAGASAVLVGKALASLFKPPFEIGPIVEQMESVGLKSLTIVSLTSLFTGMVLCLQTGSAFIRFGAKSYVAKVLVVAITRELGPILVALIVSGRVASGIAAEIGSMKVSEQIDALRVMGASPVKRLVMPRVVALMITLPLLALIGDILGILGGMIIASLELGIKASFFLSSALDFLAPQDVLSGVGKCFFFGLIIAGIGCYQGLTTLGGTRGVGISTTRAVVLSSVLVLLSDLVLTKAFMLL; this is encoded by the coding sequence TTGGCTTCGTCAACAGTTGAGTCGCTCGACGCTCGAATAATTAAGACCGTCAGATACGCTGGTGCGAGCGCAGTCCTCGTCGGCAAGGCGCTCGCGTCGTTGTTCAAGCCTCCGTTCGAGATAGGCCCGATCGTCGAGCAGATGGAGAGCGTGGGGCTGAAGTCTCTCACGATCGTAAGCCTCACCTCGTTGTTTACGGGTATGGTTCTTTGCCTCCAGACAGGCTCGGCGTTCATCAGGTTCGGCGCAAAGTCCTACGTGGCAAAGGTCCTGGTAGTGGCGATCACCCGCGAACTTGGGCCGATCTTGGTGGCGCTCATCGTCTCGGGAAGGGTTGCCTCCGGCATAGCGGCGGAGATAGGCTCAATGAAGGTCTCCGAGCAGATCGACGCGCTCAGAGTGATGGGTGCGAGCCCGGTGAAGCGGCTCGTCATGCCGAGAGTGGTTGCGCTAATGATAACGCTGCCGCTCCTCGCCCTGATCGGGGACATTCTTGGGATATTGGGCGGGATGATCATCGCGTCCCTTGAACTGGGGATTAAGGCCAGTTTTTTCCTCTCAAGTGCGCTAGATTTTTTGGCGCCTCAGGACGTCCTAAGTGGCGTAGGCAAGTGTTTCTTTTTTGGGTTGATAATCGCTGGAATAGGGTGTTATCAGGGGCTGACGACGCTGGGCGGCACGCGGGGCGTCGGCATTTCCACCACGAGGGCCGTGGTTCTTTCCTCAGTGCTGGTTTTGCTCAGTGATTTGGTCCTGACGAAGGCGTTCATGTTGCTTTAG
- the trxA gene encoding thioredoxin, with amino-acid sequence MSNLPAFTDENFDADVLQSDVPVLVDFWAEWCGPCLMIAPLVEKLAVEYEGKAKFGQINVDECPNTSANYGIRAIPTLMIFKDGEKVDSIVGVVPVDRIRKTLDKAIG; translated from the coding sequence ATGTCCAACTTACCAGCTTTTACTGATGAGAATTTCGATGCGGACGTTCTCCAATCCGACGTGCCGGTGTTGGTCGATTTCTGGGCAGAATGGTGCGGCCCGTGCCTTATGATCGCCCCTTTGGTTGAAAAGCTGGCCGTGGAATACGAGGGCAAGGCTAAGTTCGGCCAGATAAATGTCGATGAGTGCCCAAACACGTCGGCCAATTACGGCATCCGTGCGATACCGACGTTGATGATTTTCAAGGACGGCGAGAAGGTTGATTCGATTGTCGGGGTGGTGCCTGTCGATAGGATTAGGAAAACGCTAGACAAGGCGATCGGGTGA
- a CDS encoding carbamoyltransferase C-terminal domain-containing protein, whose amino-acid sequence MYVLGFNAFLHDSGACIIKDGEVVAFAEEERFNRKKHTYQFPENAIRFCLDFAGIGFSDLDHVGFFWNPYKEILYKWLPFVRFLPFSFSLFKKDAAINPFVRRITSMVRAKGYLFRQFGGSSSDAATPKFHFVDHHIAHAASCYLVSPFDEAAIFVADGYAERDSTLMAHGKGGTIEKLETVKFPVSLGQLYGAVTEYLGFKICNGEGKVMALASFGEPRFEGLFDKIVQPTSNGQYDFDFSYIGYQRYGLLKTVSDKFIRETAPMRKPESEMQQVYMDVAASLQMSLEKHYFRMLNVLYERTGCPDLCLAGGMVLNSVANGKILENTPFKSVFIQPAANDAGSSLGSAMFLYHKYAKEPQRVPLNHAYGGPSFTNEEIELALGQSGLRYTRVKAVEQDTARLIADGKIVGWFQGRMEFGPRALGNRSIVADPRKAEMKDILNRRVKHRESFRPFAPSIKEERLGEFFESDDPAPYMLKVYRIRPEKLNAIPATAHVDGTGRVQTVSKEVNPRYYKLIDEFEKITGVPVVLNTSFNVRGEPIVCTPQDAIACFLNTQIDYLVMGDFMAHKA is encoded by the coding sequence ATGTATGTCTTAGGATTCAACGCGTTTCTGCACGATTCGGGCGCATGTATCATCAAGGATGGTGAGGTGGTCGCGTTCGCGGAAGAGGAGCGCTTCAACCGCAAGAAGCATACCTATCAATTCCCTGAAAACGCCATCAGGTTCTGCCTGGATTTCGCTGGCATCGGGTTCAGCGACCTAGACCACGTAGGCTTTTTCTGGAACCCTTACAAAGAGATACTTTACAAATGGCTGCCGTTCGTCCGCTTCCTTCCGTTCTCATTCTCGCTGTTCAAGAAGGACGCGGCGATAAATCCCTTCGTTAGGCGCATCACGTCGATGGTTCGGGCCAAAGGGTATCTATTCAGGCAGTTCGGCGGTAGCAGTAGCGACGCCGCCACACCCAAGTTCCATTTCGTCGATCACCATATTGCACACGCCGCAAGCTGCTACCTCGTCTCACCGTTTGACGAGGCGGCGATATTTGTTGCGGACGGCTACGCAGAGCGCGATAGCACGCTCATGGCGCACGGCAAAGGCGGCACGATCGAGAAGCTCGAGACGGTCAAGTTCCCGGTCTCGCTCGGCCAGCTCTACGGCGCAGTTACGGAGTATCTTGGGTTCAAGATCTGCAACGGGGAGGGCAAGGTCATGGCGCTGGCCTCATTCGGTGAGCCGAGATTCGAGGGGCTGTTCGACAAGATCGTTCAGCCGACGAGTAATGGTCAGTATGACTTTGATTTCAGCTACATCGGTTACCAGCGTTATGGACTGCTCAAGACTGTATCCGACAAGTTCATAAGGGAGACGGCGCCAATGCGCAAGCCTGAGAGCGAGATGCAGCAGGTCTATATGGACGTTGCCGCGAGCCTCCAGATGTCGCTTGAAAAGCACTATTTCAGGATGTTGAACGTTCTATACGAGCGAACCGGGTGCCCCGACCTTTGCCTCGCAGGTGGTATGGTCTTGAACAGCGTCGCCAACGGCAAGATATTGGAGAACACGCCCTTTAAGAGTGTCTTCATTCAGCCTGCGGCCAACGATGCTGGCTCCTCGCTTGGGTCTGCCATGTTCCTCTACCACAAATACGCGAAAGAGCCCCAAAGAGTGCCCTTGAACCACGCCTATGGCGGCCCCTCGTTTACAAACGAGGAGATCGAGCTCGCGCTTGGACAGTCCGGGCTCAGATACACACGGGTTAAGGCCGTCGAGCAGGACACGGCGAGGCTTATCGCCGACGGGAAGATTGTCGGTTGGTTCCAGGGACGCATGGAGTTCGGGCCGAGGGCGCTCGGGAACAGGTCAATCGTTGCCGACCCCAGAAAGGCAGAGATGAAGGATATCCTGAACAGGCGCGTCAAACACCGCGAGTCGTTCCGTCCGTTTGCTCCTTCGATTAAGGAAGAGAGATTGGGGGAGTTCTTTGAGTCGGACGATCCGGCGCCTTACATGCTCAAGGTCTATCGGATTCGGCCCGAGAAACTCAACGCCATCCCAGCAACCGCCCACGTGGACGGAACAGGTCGCGTTCAGACCGTTTCCAAGGAGGTCAATCCCCGCTACTACAAGCTGATTGACGAGTTCGAGAAGATAACCGGGGTTCCAGTTGTCCTGAACACCTCGTTCAACGTTCGCGGCGAGCCGATTGTCTGCACTCCTCAGGACGCAATTGCGTGCTTTCTCAACACGCAAATTGACTACCTAGTGATGGGCGATTTCATGGCGCATAAGGCCTGA
- a CDS encoding RNA polymerase sigma factor: MPLTDDELIDQVRAGNLKSFEELIDRYRNQVFNFVYRILGSRDEAEDILQDTFMKVYEHLPRYKKQSRFSSYLFTIAHNLSMNKINYQKRSQMKLETLSQSGEDSSQADRTPDALLRENETAVVVHKAIEKLPPKYRAALVLSEFEGFSYKQIGDVLNCSVGTVKSRIFRARDLLRGYLKGYEEQGMQEKLN; encoded by the coding sequence ATGCCGTTAACAGACGATGAGCTGATCGATCAAGTTCGCGCGGGTAACCTGAAGAGCTTCGAGGAGCTCATCGACCGTTACCGTAACCAGGTCTTCAATTTCGTGTATAGGATTCTTGGTAGTCGGGATGAGGCGGAGGATATACTACAGGACACGTTTATGAAGGTTTATGAGCACCTACCTCGATATAAGAAGCAGTCCAGGTTCTCAAGTTACTTGTTCACAATAGCGCACAACCTGTCGATGAACAAGATCAACTACCAGAAACGTTCTCAGATGAAATTGGAGACGCTGTCGCAGTCGGGCGAGGACAGTAGTCAAGCGGATAGGACGCCAGACGCGTTACTGAGGGAGAATGAAACCGCAGTTGTTGTACACAAGGCGATTGAGAAGTTGCCACCCAAGTATCGGGCAGCTTTGGTGCTGAGCGAGTTTGAGGGTTTTTCTTACAAACAGATTGGCGACGTCCTCAACTGCTCAGTGGGCACGGTGAAGTCTCGTATTTTCAGGGCAAGGGACCTTCTGAGAGGATATTTGAAGGGTTATGAAGAGCAGGGCATGCAGGAAAAACTTAACTAG
- a CDS encoding zf-HC2 domain-containing protein, with protein sequence MKSRACRKNLTRVSAFIDNELSPVERRRLEAHLAVCPGCSRYLEELRAGSALLKSLPAVEPRQEAISELKARLRMTAHIGEENVCEMMPVRLSAYIDNELPGPERQLVEQHLAVCPDCSRYLEELRAISRHLNLLPEIEPSRAAVESLKAKVRSAHMPVRRSSAPVFAFPRFAHARLGLAAAAVVLLAVALYVFSPFEHGGNMAGTSVKPTSFGGAARDMADADLKTGKDRLLAELALNEGGKAQSATGSRDSLEVFDPAQSDTRGRIVHSIVFGERRATRAPVASHVLFVSYGD encoded by the coding sequence ATGAAGAGCAGGGCATGCAGGAAAAACTTAACTAGAGTTTCGGCGTTCATAGACAACGAGCTATCGCCAGTCGAGCGCAGAAGGCTCGAGGCGCATCTTGCGGTGTGCCCCGGCTGCTCTCGCTACTTGGAGGAGCTGAGGGCCGGTTCGGCGCTGTTGAAATCGCTTCCTGCCGTCGAGCCGAGGCAAGAGGCTATCTCGGAGCTTAAGGCTAGGCTTCGCATGACCGCCCACATCGGCGAGGAGAACGTCTGCGAGATGATGCCCGTGAGGCTTTCCGCCTACATAGATAACGAGCTGCCGGGGCCTGAGCGCCAGCTCGTCGAGCAACATTTGGCCGTCTGCCCTGATTGTTCACGCTACCTGGAAGAGCTGAGGGCGATCTCCAGACATCTCAATCTGCTGCCGGAGATTGAGCCAAGCCGGGCCGCTGTTGAATCGCTCAAGGCGAAGGTCCGCTCGGCGCACATGCCCGTCCGAAGGAGTTCAGCGCCGGTCTTCGCTTTCCCGCGGTTCGCTCACGCCCGTTTGGGGCTCGCGGCAGCGGCGGTGGTCTTGTTGGCAGTTGCTCTGTATGTGTTCTCGCCGTTTGAGCACGGAGGTAATATGGCCGGGACTTCGGTCAAGCCCACATCCTTTGGAGGCGCCGCTAGGGACATGGCGGACGCTGATCTCAAGACTGGGAAGGACCGCCTCCTTGCAGAGCTGGCGTTGAACGAAGGCGGCAAGGCTCAGAGTGCAACGGGCTCCCGTGACAGTCTCGAGGTGTTTGACCCCGCGCAGAGTGACACCCGCGGACGCATTGTGCACTCCATCGTCTTTGGTGAGCGGCGGGCAACACGCGCCCCTGTGGCGTCTCACGTATTGTTTGTGAGTTACGGGGACTGA
- a CDS encoding tetratricopeptide repeat protein, giving the protein MTTLLVRVAFVLAYLSFAVSLYAQGSYDLGNRLFAEGRTAEAAETYEKSLHEGKSEVAAHCRFMLASCFEQMSDFEKAEKNYRLVWQLFPRSPWADDALLRVAAHLSKSRDINDVKAAKSYLVKIQGLYPQSSLLADSLCLLGEDNILLHEFDEAQRNLTEVLDKYSDSGLATRAHFALGRLYSDDENELRDLDRALDEFRLVVEESPDSPCAPWAYFSIGNVLRSQKKWEHARPYFQAVIEQYDRTLCAAAARPMLVLSQVERDQFLRGRDSFEQLLAIVNQDQRPVMLKKVVVLPQPRQVTKLEIVSDEAYSDEARAIYKGDVKVSAGRMRIFADYVVCELRSQVVRASGKSTRLQFGKEFVLDCKQLTFDVKKQRGVASGDVRFVEGGSGVLALGSGSGPKVKVVKSLVFLIKDGQALSLSEKE; this is encoded by the coding sequence GTGACAACTTTACTGGTGCGTGTCGCATTTGTGCTTGCGTATTTGTCGTTTGCGGTCTCCCTCTATGCTCAGGGTAGTTATGATCTTGGCAACCGGCTTTTCGCGGAGGGCCGGACCGCAGAAGCGGCCGAGACGTATGAGAAGTCGCTGCATGAGGGCAAGAGCGAGGTCGCGGCTCACTGCCGGTTCATGCTTGCCAGCTGTTTTGAGCAGATGAGTGATTTTGAGAAGGCCGAGAAGAACTATCGGCTCGTTTGGCAGCTTTTCCCGAGGAGCCCCTGGGCGGACGATGCCCTATTGCGGGTAGCAGCTCATCTCAGCAAGTCACGGGACATCAACGATGTGAAGGCGGCCAAATCCTACCTCGTGAAGATTCAGGGGCTTTATCCCCAGTCATCCTTGTTGGCCGACTCGCTCTGCCTTCTAGGTGAGGACAATATCTTGCTGCACGAGTTCGACGAGGCCCAGAGGAATCTGACCGAGGTCCTTGACAAGTATTCGGACAGCGGCCTTGCGACTCGGGCGCATTTCGCACTCGGGAGGCTCTATTCTGACGATGAGAATGAGCTTCGGGACCTTGACCGGGCGCTCGACGAGTTCAGACTCGTGGTCGAGGAAAGCCCGGATAGCCCATGCGCTCCGTGGGCTTATTTCTCGATTGGTAATGTCCTACGTTCGCAGAAGAAATGGGAGCACGCCAGGCCCTATTTCCAGGCTGTTATTGAGCAATATGACCGGACGTTGTGCGCGGCCGCGGCGAGGCCGATGCTCGTTCTTTCACAGGTCGAACGAGACCAGTTCCTGCGGGGACGGGACTCTTTTGAGCAGTTGCTGGCGATAGTCAATCAAGACCAACGGCCCGTTATGCTGAAAAAGGTGGTTGTCCTGCCTCAACCAAGACAAGTTACGAAGCTTGAGATCGTTTCGGATGAGGCCTACTCTGACGAGGCCCGTGCGATCTACAAAGGAGATGTCAAGGTATCGGCCGGCAGGATGCGGATTTTTGCCGACTATGTTGTCTGTGAGCTGCGTAGCCAGGTGGTGCGCGCCTCTGGCAAGAGCACGAGGTTGCAGTTCGGCAAGGAATTCGTGCTGGATTGCAAGCAGTTGACATTTGACGTCAAGAAACAGCGGGGGGTAGCTTCGGGCGACGTGAGGTTCGTAGAGGGTGGGTCTGGGGTGTTGGCCCTGGGTTCCGGCTCTGGGCCAAAAGTCAAGGTAGTCAAGAGCCTTGTCTTCTTGATTAAGGACGGCCAGGCGCTCTCACTTTCGGAGAAGGAATGA
- the gspE gene encoding type II secretion system ATPase GspE, with protein sequence MKFSFETPSMLNRLLVQTGRVSEEDLAEALVQGSGSNDGAVEALLASQKLTEDGLAEVLAGYSGCRHLKYDEFPDEYVELPSLPPKFLKEHLILPLRFEDSKLVLATADPLDKYTQDNIRLSVSKDLKILVSSQRDIMRALEDRFGDATMGEIIEDLDEEDLELIASEEDEDISHLRDRAFEAPVIRLVNLLISRAVDSGASDIHIEPFEGQLKIRYRADGVLHDVESPPRTLESAIVSRIKIMADLNIAERRLPQDGRIGLKVGGKKIDLRVSTVPTLHGESIVMRVLDRESMGYNLLSLGFDKRTLDEFEFLIRRPHGIVLVTGPTGSGKTTTLYAALDKINSPDKKIITVEDPVEYELVGVNQIEVKPKIGLTFANGLRSIVRQDPDIILIGEIRDIETAEIAIQSALTGHLVFSTVHTNDAPSTITRLLDMGVENYLLSSTVEGILAQRLVRRLCPQCREAYPPSKLELSRIGIHDFKNIPKTIYRAVGCDECNRTGYKGRVGIYELLVMTDEMCSLVLESAAAQKLKQAALRHGTRTLREDGWQKVVDGITSISEVLRVTQEELVEV encoded by the coding sequence ATGAAGTTCTCCTTCGAGACGCCGTCTATGCTAAATCGCCTGCTTGTTCAGACCGGCAGGGTCTCGGAGGAAGACCTCGCGGAGGCTCTTGTTCAAGGGAGCGGATCGAATGACGGCGCGGTTGAGGCGCTGTTGGCTTCGCAGAAGCTAACGGAGGATGGCCTCGCGGAGGTCCTTGCCGGATACTCAGGTTGTCGCCATCTCAAGTATGATGAGTTCCCGGACGAGTATGTAGAACTGCCATCGCTTCCCCCCAAGTTCCTAAAGGAGCATTTGATACTACCGCTTCGGTTCGAGGACAGCAAACTCGTCCTGGCAACGGCCGACCCGCTCGATAAATACACGCAGGACAACATTAGGTTGAGCGTTAGCAAGGATTTGAAGATACTGGTCTCATCCCAGCGAGACATCATGCGCGCGCTTGAGGACCGTTTCGGCGACGCGACTATGGGCGAGATCATTGAGGACCTCGATGAGGAGGACCTCGAGCTTATCGCTTCCGAGGAGGACGAGGACATCAGCCACCTTCGGGACAGAGCCTTTGAGGCGCCAGTCATCAGGCTGGTCAATCTGCTGATCTCGCGTGCTGTTGACTCGGGTGCTAGCGACATTCACATCGAGCCTTTTGAGGGTCAGCTGAAGATTCGGTACAGGGCGGATGGTGTTCTTCACGACGTTGAATCTCCGCCTCGGACATTGGAGTCTGCAATTGTTTCGCGGATCAAGATCATGGCGGACCTGAACATAGCGGAGCGGAGGCTTCCTCAGGACGGCAGAATTGGTCTGAAGGTGGGTGGTAAGAAGATAGACCTTCGTGTCTCCACGGTTCCAACGCTTCACGGAGAGAGCATCGTCATGAGGGTGTTGGACCGGGAGAGCATGGGATATAATCTCTTGAGTCTGGGTTTTGACAAGAGGACGCTTGACGAGTTCGAGTTTCTGATCCGCAGGCCCCACGGCATCGTTCTCGTTACTGGGCCGACCGGAAGTGGCAAGACGACGACTCTCTACGCTGCTCTGGATAAGATCAACTCCCCCGACAAGAAGATCATCACGGTCGAGGACCCTGTGGAATACGAGCTCGTGGGCGTCAATCAGATCGAGGTCAAGCCGAAGATCGGCCTGACATTCGCCAATGGGCTTCGGTCGATCGTTCGTCAGGACCCCGATATTATTCTCATCGGCGAGATTCGAGACATTGAGACGGCGGAGATTGCGATACAGTCCGCCCTTACTGGCCACCTCGTTTTCAGCACTGTGCACACGAATGACGCTCCGAGCACTATCACGAGGCTGCTGGATATGGGCGTAGAGAACTACCTTTTGTCCTCAACGGTGGAGGGAATACTTGCCCAGAGGCTCGTGAGGCGACTGTGTCCGCAATGCAGAGAGGCTTATCCGCCGTCGAAGCTGGAGCTTTCTCGGATTGGGATTCACGACTTCAAGAACATACCCAAGACGATTTACAGGGCGGTTGGCTGCGATGAGTGCAATCGCACGGGCTATAAGGGGAGAGTCGGCATCTACGAGCTGTTAGTAATGACGGATGAAATGTGCTCGTTGGTCTTGGAGAGCGCCGCCGCGCAGAAGCTTAAACAGGCAGCTTTGCGGCACGGGACCCGGACGCTGCGGGAGGATGGCTGGCAGAAGGTTGTTGACGGGATAACCAGTATCAGCGAGGTCCTGAGGGTTACCCAGGAAGAGCTGGTTGAGGTCTAG
- a CDS encoding type II secretion system F family protein — protein sequence MPVFVYKASDRRGNVTEGTMDARERSLVVQALQQRELFPLKVEAYVSKRGLSLELNLKQLTGRIRRRDVLAATQQLATLLEASVPLDKALGITIDTTDRERFRRVLENVRKGVQGGNSFADALGKYPKVFSKLYVNMVRAGERGGALESVMRRLVQFLESSQEMREHIITSMIYPLLLVFVGGAAVVILMMFVIPKFAQIFEDMGQALPLPTQILMSISNGFQSYWWAILGALIAVVVATRETLKNERTALSFDQFKLKVPILGELLQKIEVARFARTLGTLLENGVPLIQALKIVKDVITNRVISEALSRAAINANGKGTKSRDIISSITKGKGISRPLTESGVFPPLAVSMVTIGEESGQLEGMLGKVADIYEVDVRNTLKRLISLLEPMMILVMGVVVGFIVISMLMAVFSINNIEM from the coding sequence TTGCCGGTCTTCGTATATAAGGCATCTGACAGGCGGGGAAACGTAACAGAGGGCACGATGGATGCCCGGGAGCGTTCTCTAGTTGTTCAGGCCCTTCAGCAGCGAGAGCTTTTCCCGCTCAAAGTTGAGGCTTATGTGTCCAAGAGAGGCCTTTCACTGGAGCTGAACCTCAAGCAGCTCACGGGCCGGATACGCCGGCGTGATGTTCTGGCGGCGACCCAGCAGCTGGCCACACTGCTAGAAGCATCAGTGCCGTTGGACAAGGCGCTAGGGATAACGATTGACACGACGGACAGAGAGCGGTTTCGGCGTGTTCTCGAGAACGTTCGCAAGGGTGTTCAGGGCGGGAACTCGTTCGCAGACGCGCTTGGGAAGTATCCGAAGGTCTTCTCGAAGCTCTACGTGAACATGGTCAGGGCCGGCGAGAGGGGCGGCGCCTTGGAGTCGGTCATGCGCCGCTTGGTGCAGTTTTTGGAGAGCTCTCAAGAGATGCGTGAGCACATCATCACTTCAATGATCTATCCACTTCTGTTGGTATTTGTCGGTGGTGCGGCGGTTGTGATTCTAATGATGTTCGTGATCCCGAAGTTCGCACAGATTTTTGAGGACATGGGACAGGCTCTTCCGCTCCCGACACAGATTCTCATGTCGATCTCCAACGGCTTTCAGTCGTATTGGTGGGCGATTTTGGGGGCACTTATCGCAGTTGTTGTGGCGACACGGGAGACGTTGAAGAACGAGCGGACGGCGCTATCCTTTGACCAGTTCAAGTTGAAAGTGCCTATCTTGGGAGAGCTTTTGCAGAAGATAGAGGTGGCGCGCTTTGCGCGCACGCTCGGAACGCTGCTGGAGAATGGTGTCCCGCTGATACAAGCTTTGAAGATAGTGAAAGACGTCATTACTAACCGAGTCATATCCGAGGCGTTGTCGCGGGCCGCTATCAACGCCAATGGCAAGGGCACGAAGAGTAGAGATATCATATCGTCGATAACGAAAGGGAAGGGCATATCGCGCCCACTTACCGAAAGCGGCGTATTCCCACCGCTTGCGGTAAGTATGGTAACGATCGGCGAGGAGAGTGGGCAGCTCGAGGGGATGCTCGGAAAAGTTGCCGACATCTATGAGGTGGACGTAAGAAACACGCTCAAGAGGCTTATTTCGCTCCTGGAGCCGATGATGATCCTTGTCATGGGCGTAGTAGTCGGCTTCATCGTCATTTCAATGCTGATGGCAGTATTCAGCATCAACAACATTGAGATGTAA
- the gspG gene encoding type II secretion system major pseudopilin GspG, protein MLLARLRALSMAINRRDARGFTLIELLVVLVILGLLGAIVVPAFVGKTEKAKIQSTKTQIEMFGTALDIYNAEVGRYPSSLEELISSNATNWDGPYLKKNKIPKDPWGNDYSYELVDNGRSYRLNSQGCEASGPINSWD, encoded by the coding sequence ATGCTACTAGCTAGATTGCGGGCGCTGTCTATGGCGATAAACCGGCGAGATGCAAGGGGGTTCACGCTGATAGAGCTTTTGGTCGTTCTTGTGATATTAGGTCTTCTGGGCGCGATTGTGGTCCCGGCCTTCGTGGGCAAGACCGAGAAAGCTAAAATCCAGTCCACCAAGACGCAGATAGAGATGTTTGGCACGGCCTTGGACATCTACAACGCTGAAGTTGGGCGATATCCCAGCTCGCTGGAGGAGCTGATCTCGTCGAACGCTACCAATTGGGACGGGCCGTATTTGAAGAAAAATAAGATCCCAAAGGACCCCTGGGGCAACGACTACTCCTATGAGCTGGTTGACAACGGCCGCTCGTACAGGCTGAACTCCCAGGGCTGCGAGGCGTCTGGCCCGATCAATAGCTGGGATTAG
- a CDS encoding prepilin-type N-terminal cleavage/methylation domain-containing protein, producing MLGPESRALDSGYRSGIRCSHTPAGSPQFEPCSPNLTVRLRGFTLIELLIVLLIAGLMAAFVVPAFVGSIRGMRLKGEVKHLAAALRFARSQAVCSKGLAIVKLDLNSGTYDLIIKKKEQRRGGSGRASGSDLFGAEAGTAGLGGGSAALGGGSAALGGGSLSTSSGLGGDSAFGASEGAPESRGKCGESPLAQLVKKTRKLKKGVKMASFTYGDEKYEDGVCNVFFFPRGTSTGGLIELEGESGRSFVIEIEPVTGSVKIKTPEDYL from the coding sequence GTGCTAGGTCCCGAATCCAGAGCTCTTGATTCTGGATACAGGTCTGGGATTCGCTGTTCTCACACCCCGGCCGGTAGTCCGCAGTTTGAGCCTTGCAGTCCGAATCTCACGGTTCGGCTGCGGGGGTTCACGCTGATCGAGCTTCTGATCGTCCTGCTGATCGCGGGGCTTATGGCAGCGTTTGTCGTCCCCGCGTTCGTGGGCAGCATTAGGGGCATGCGACTAAAAGGAGAGGTGAAGCACCTCGCGGCCGCACTCAGGTTCGCCCGAAGCCAGGCTGTGTGCAGCAAGGGGCTGGCAATCGTTAAACTGGACCTCAACAGCGGGACCTACGACCTGATCATCAAGAAAAAGGAGCAGCGCCGCGGCGGGTCCGGTCGGGCGAGCGGCTCCGACCTCTTCGGAGCTGAGGCGGGTACTGCCGGCCTCGGTGGCGGCTCCGCAGCTCTCGGTGGCGGCTCCGCAGCTCTTGGCGGCGGGTCGCTTTCGACATCAAGTGGTCTCGGTGGGGACTCGGCCTTCGGCGCCTCAGAAGGCGCGCCCGAATCGAGAGGCAAGTGTGGGGAGAGCCCCTTGGCTCAATTGGTCAAGAAAACAAGAAAGCTCAAGAAAGGCGTCAAGATGGCGAGCTTCACCTACGGTGATGAGAAATACGAGGACGGTGTCTGCAACGTTTTCTTCTTTCCCCGAGGCACATCGACCGGCGGCCTGATCGAGCTGGAGGGCGAATCAGGTCGGTCATTTGTTATAGAGATAGAGCCGGTAACGGGCTCGGTGAAGATCAAAACACCAGAGGATTATTTGTGA
- a CDS encoding type II secretion system protein, translated as MTKGRDQLFGRSGFTLLEVMVALAILAIGLVAIMQLFAGSLRLTRIDKGLTKAVFVAQQVMDDLVLRNGLEDGYDDSGEEEGYSWTAQAEKLVGEDMDPGNEKDMQTADFIEQIGADDAIVPVNVFKLTVTVTWRNGDSPNERHYELTSLKTLAFREEAQ; from the coding sequence ATGACCAAGGGACGAGACCAGTTGTTTGGGCGCTCGGGCTTCACGCTCTTAGAGGTGATGGTGGCCCTGGCCATCCTAGCGATTGGGTTGGTTGCTATCATGCAGCTGTTTGCAGGGTCGTTAAGGCTTACCAGGATCGATAAGGGGTTGACCAAAGCGGTGTTCGTCGCCCAGCAGGTCATGGACGACCTTGTCTTGAGGAACGGTCTCGAGGACGGCTACGATGATTCGGGCGAGGAAGAGGGCTATTCGTGGACAGCGCAAGCAGAGAAGCTTGTGGGAGAGGACATGGACCCCGGCAACGAGAAGGACATGCAGACGGCGGACTTCATCGAGCAGATAGGCGCCGACGACGCGATCGTCCCGGTGAACGTATTTAAGCTCACGGTTACAGTTACATGGCGAAATGGGGACAGCCCAAACGAGCGGCATTACGAGCTCACCAGTTTGAAGACGCTCGCATTTCGTGAGGAGGCTCAATGA